In Cutaneotrichosporon cavernicola HIS019 DNA, chromosome: 1, one DNA window encodes the following:
- a CDS encoding uncharacterized protein (Domain of unknown function (DUF4782)), producing the protein MPLLRPKKPLRVSTNSSDSGEPTLEALSLSSPKPAPSPSKLGLSPTTKPLPPPILANNSDRTPTVPIDTPRLVVSDANCDNATDVVGGHAVGLEAAMSEALDTDQAHELARERAMAQRDSIAHRVAELMPHPTQAETRKKKKGRRSRRASTSSVTSQGGNSMAAALAKSGLQISGPPDQVGSVQRAVSTGRSPYLLSTQDYDSDDGYGSEDDSENLSEDDGIDHLPVTGFAVASNRRNAEFHGLFPTVDEGDYLIEGMLTISSSMLTTDYGCALAKDILVHGRLYVSENHICFHSNLFGWITDVVIPFGEVQTIEKKMTALVIPNAIGVTTSKDKYTFASLISRDSTYDVLVNIWRIAHPGTEMPNLVPNGASRPASVMEGSPPAPAVTHSSTECVCGKEGQHYSESVLDTVFPSSPDKVYNLMFNSGWYRSFLSDNQKLRDIESSDWCPDETGKLTRSISYIKPLNGSIGPKQTKCHIVDMQDFCDFDEYISMVTTTRTPYVPSGGVFSVKTRTCLTWAGPGSTRVVVTTEVEWTGKSWVKGIIERSAVDGQKQYHADLASGMREYMNEHPTEFAVAGAEDIEQLEDEAAQGIPAPIPTEAQEFAAKNRRARQDADYWQLQGALDSVLHGFTSIFSGIRTAYNTTSDLLSDSPISKASFMAALIALLVVSNVYTYVARPESKHKEKRLLRFGFENDVAEAVKYVLDRRAAATPKDEISQLLQLLDEVDARSAALRQALQVAEEGSPIELVNQAEDLD; encoded by the exons ATGCCGCTACTCCGCCCAAAGAAACCTCTTCGAGTCTCAACAAACTCATCCGACTCTGGAGAACCAACTCTTGAAGcactctccctctcctcgcccaaGCCTgctccctctccatccaAGCTCGGCCTGTCGCCCACAACAAAGCCActcccccctcccatccTAGCCAACAACTCTGACCGCACGCCCACGGTGCCTATCGACACtccccgcctcgtcgtctcggACGCAAACTGCGACAACGCGACCGACGTGGTTGGGGGCCACGCCGTCGGTCTCGAAGCCGCCATGTCCGAGGCTCTCGATACCGATCAAGCCCACGAGCTTGCTCGTGAACGGGCCATGGCTCAAAGAGACTCAATCGCACATCGAGTTGCCGAACTCATGCCCCATCCGACCCAGGCTGAAACccgcaagaagaagaagggaCGTCGCTCAAGACGTGCTTCCACATCGTCTGTAACATCCCAAGGAGGCAACAGCATGGCCGCGGCCCTGGCCAAGAGCGGATTACAGATCAGTGGCCCGCCCGACCAAGTCGGGAGTGTTCAAAGAGCAGTCTCCACTGGCCGATCCCCATACCTTCTCAGCACGCAGGACTACGACAGCGATGATGGGTACGGCTCCGAAGACGACAGCGAGAATCTTAGTGAGGACGACGGTATAGACCACCTTCCCGTGACCGGGTTCGCGGTGGCAAGCAACCGCCGCAACGCCGAGTTCCACGGACTCTTCCCCActgtcgacgagggcgactaTCTCATTGAAGGCATGTTGACTATTTCTTCTTCGATGCTGACGACAGACTATGGATGTGCGCTTGCAAAGgacatcctcgtccacgGCAGGCTTTACGTCTCCGAGAACCATATCTGCTTCCATTCGAATCTCTTTGGGTGGATCACAGACGTGGTTATCCCTTTTGGAGAGGTGCAGACCAtcgagaagaagatgaCTGCATTAGTCATTCCTAACGCGATCGGAGTAACGACTagcaaggacaag TACACTTTCGCCTCCCTCATCTCCCGCGACTCGACCTACGATGTGCTCGTGAACATCTGGCGTATAGCACATCCTGGCACCGAGATGCCAAACTTGGTTCCAAATGGAGCCTCGCGCCCCGCCTCGGTGATGGAGGGTTCGCCGCCCGCTCCTGCCGTCACCCATTCATCGACGGAATGCGTCTGCGGTAAGGAGGGCCAGCACTACTCCGAATCTGTCCTCGATACCGTCTTTCCCAGCTCCCCCGACAAGGTCTACAATCTCATGTTCAACAGCGGGTGGTACCGTTCGTTCTTGTCAGACAACCAAAAGTTGCGAG ACATTGAATCGTCCGACTGGTGTCCCGACGAGACAGGCAAACTGACTCGCTCGATTTCCTACATTAAGCCGCTGAACGGTTCCATCGGGCCCAAGCAGACAAAGTGCCACATTGTCGACATGCAGGACTTCTGTGACTTTGACGAGTACATCTCGATGGTCACCACGACTCGAACGCCCTACGTCCCGAGCGGTGGAGTCTTCAGTGTCAAGACACGCACCTGCCTCACCTGGGCCGGTCCAGGATCCACACGGGTTGTGGTTACCACAGAGGTCGAGTGGACTGGAAAGTCGTGGGTAAAGG GCATCATTGAAAGATCGGCAGTCGACGGCCAGAAGCAGTACCACGCTGATCTCGCCAGCGGCATGAGGGAGTACATGAACGAGCACCCCACAGAGTTCGCGGTGGCGGGGGCAGAGGACATTGAGCAACTTGAAGATGAAGCGGCCCAGGGAATTCCGGCGCCCATCCCCACAGAAGCGCAAGAGTTTGCCGCCAAGAATCGGCGTGCACGACAGGATGCCGATTACTGGCAGCTGCAGGGCGCTCTCGACTCGGTCCTCCACGGGTTCACTTCGATCTTTTCTGGCATTCGCACGGCATACAACACCACCAGCGACCTACTCAGCGACTCGCCCATCAGCAAAGCGTCGTTTATGGCAGCGCTCATTGCCCTCCTTGTTGTCTCGAACGTCTACACCTACGTTGCACGGCCAGAGTCCAAGCATAAGGAGAAGCGTCTGCTACGGTTTGGTTTCGAGAACGACGTAGCAGAGGCTGTCAAGTACGTTCTCGACCGCCGCGCTGCCGCAAcgcccaaggacgagatcAGCCAACTCCTTCAGCTcctggacgaggtcgacgcgcgcTCTGCTGCCCTCCGTCAAGCCTTGCaggttgccgaggagggctcACCCATCGAGTTGGTCAACCAGGCGGAGGATCTGGATTAG